The following proteins come from a genomic window of Rhodothermales bacterium:
- a CDS encoding DapH/DapD/GlmU-related protein has product MSSIHPSAHIGTGTVLGHHVVIEADVHVGPNCQIGHHVILRSGTRIGASVRVDDGASIGKQPMRAANSAVTTDERLPGAEIGDHCIVGTNVVLYAGCTLADRVLVADGATVREHVTIGERTIVGRGVAIENKCTIGRRCKLETNAYITAYSVLEDFVFIAPGVRTSNDNFVGRTEERFKHFKGVTVRRGARIGVGAITLPGITIGEDALIAAGALVTRDAEPGMIHVGIPAKPVRPVPPEQRLDAQNW; this is encoded by the coding sequence ACCGTCCTCGGTCACCACGTGGTCATTGAGGCCGACGTGCACGTCGGTCCGAACTGCCAGATCGGCCATCATGTCATCCTCCGGTCCGGCACGCGCATTGGTGCGTCGGTCCGGGTGGATGACGGCGCATCCATCGGCAAACAACCCATGCGGGCCGCCAATTCCGCGGTCACGACGGACGAGCGGCTTCCCGGTGCCGAGATCGGCGATCACTGCATTGTGGGAACGAATGTCGTGTTGTACGCGGGGTGCACATTGGCCGACCGCGTGCTCGTGGCGGACGGTGCTACGGTCCGGGAGCACGTCACCATCGGGGAGCGCACCATCGTGGGGCGGGGCGTGGCCATCGAGAACAAATGCACCATCGGCCGCCGCTGCAAACTGGAAACGAATGCCTACATCACGGCCTACTCCGTGCTGGAGGACTTCGTGTTCATTGCACCGGGCGTCCGCACATCCAACGACAATTTCGTGGGCCGCACGGAAGAGCGCTTCAAGCACTTCAAGGGAGTGACCGTCCGTCGAGGCGCCCGGATTGGCGTGGGCGCCATTACACTGCCCGGTATCACCATCGGGGAAGACGCCCTGATAGCGGCCGGGGCACTCGTGACGCGAGACGCCGAACCCGGCATGATACACGTGGGGATTCCCGCGAAACCTGTCCGTCCTGTCCCCCCTGAACAACGCCTCGATGCCCAGAACTGGTAA
- a CDS encoding DegT/DnrJ/EryC1/StrS family aminotransferase, protein MPRTGNSEIQMVDLRTQYDRMKSEIDAAIQRVLDDTSFIKGPELDAFENALGERLGAHVVGVANGTDALQIALMALGLQPGDEVINPSFTFVATAEAASLLGAVPVFADIEPDRFTMDPARIEELITPRTRAIVPVHLFGQCADMDAIMAISEKHGIPVVEDTAQAIGSDWNGHPAGTRGAFGTLSFFPSKNLGCYGDGGGVVSKSDELIERARLIANHGSRKKYHNEVVGVNSRLDALQAAILDVKLRHLDEYTERRRAAADIYDRLLSGIPGVTIPVRSPHSLHVFHQYTIRIGRGRDDVQRKLDEAGIPSAVYYPVPLHRLPVYVDTPPRQALEETEKAAAEVLSLPMHTELTLDMQERIAACIGAA, encoded by the coding sequence ATGCCCAGAACTGGTAATTCCGAAATCCAGATGGTCGACCTGCGCACGCAGTACGACCGCATGAAATCCGAAATCGATGCCGCCATCCAGCGGGTCCTGGACGACACATCCTTCATCAAGGGTCCTGAACTGGACGCGTTTGAAAACGCGCTAGGCGAGCGCCTGGGTGCCCATGTAGTGGGTGTCGCCAATGGCACCGATGCGCTCCAGATTGCCTTGATGGCCCTGGGCCTCCAGCCCGGCGATGAAGTCATCAACCCTTCGTTCACGTTCGTGGCCACGGCCGAAGCAGCCTCCCTGTTGGGAGCCGTACCGGTGTTCGCCGACATCGAACCGGACCGCTTCACCATGGACCCGGCCCGGATAGAGGAGCTCATTACACCGCGGACGCGAGCCATCGTACCCGTCCATCTGTTCGGCCAGTGCGCCGACATGGATGCCATCATGGCCATCTCGGAGAAGCATGGTATTCCGGTCGTTGAAGACACCGCCCAGGCCATCGGATCGGACTGGAACGGTCATCCGGCGGGCACCCGGGGCGCATTCGGCACGCTGTCATTCTTCCCCTCCAAGAACCTGGGTTGCTATGGTGACGGCGGTGGCGTGGTATCGAAGTCGGATGAGCTCATTGAACGGGCGCGCCTCATTGCCAACCACGGATCCCGGAAGAAATACCACAATGAAGTGGTGGGGGTCAACAGCCGACTCGACGCCCTTCAAGCCGCCATCCTGGACGTGAAACTGCGCCATCTGGACGAATATACCGAGCGGCGTCGGGCTGCTGCAGACATCTACGACCGGTTGTTGTCCGGCATCCCGGGTGTGACCATTCCCGTCCGCTCGCCCCACTCCCTCCACGTCTTCCACCAGTACACCATCCGGATTGGTCGGGGTCGGGACGACGTTCAGCGCAAATTGGACGAAGCCGGCATTCCGTCGGCCGTGTACTATCCGGTGCCGCTCCACCGGCTGCCGGTTTACGTCGACACCCCGCCCCGCCAGGCCCTGGAAGAGACCGAAAAGGCGGCAGCCGAAGTGCTTTCGCTGCCCATGCACACCGAACTCACGCTGGACATGCAGGAGCGGATTGCGGCCTGCATAGGGGCCGCGTAA
- a CDS encoding GspE/PulE family protein has translation MKERDHISPQDDTLLNDILSELSTLSADEWAAALAEDPETGSAAGGGRAPESYSIDQIYGFAEEEISGRIDEMISDGELDAAVTAHMASDAPLENDLVPAAGVIKDELVLSLLREEIVNITQVFDALRLREDGEDLWRVLCRLESTDPERIREAAAAHAGYALESFIGARPTVTLMDRIQQALQREDIVRMIEAGLVPIDQIAQGGLLLASSDPTSSAAQTALLGAPLEVVCVYTPEAELAEALENVRAYFRIEEDAPEGEIAPEPAAPIEIKPVSATDVQKRVSKDRVVKALVAENLVTEEQVAEAAAIHAAEAGRDALWRVLADLPSVDRPTVYGKAAAVYAFKQETLVPGRPDHDFVRLTMETLAEHHREEMLEMLLLPFEHALDFDTGTGRMVFVTPDPTRPDVNKLLHSLDVGRFELRYAPETDIVRLLDELFPRKNEYLERITQDTQAFDLGMSYEETEDVLDEEALEAEMSRSKLINLFEAALMESVRRNASDIHIYPNQNRAVEIHFRTDGRLKKWHTEEKVHPEAFLAVVKDNSTNVDRFERDMAQDGFIQREIDGALIRFRVSILPIATANQEIRAESIVIRILDDRKVLTDIRKLGMLDVALERFNRAIRQPHGMVILTGPTGSGKSTTLVAALHQVVTPEVNVLTVEDPVEYIIKGVRQIKLSHKLDLEGALRAILRHDPDVVMVGEMRDRQTAELAIKLANTGHLTFSTLHTNDAPAAVSRLYKMGIEPFLIAYAINLVVAQRLIREVCSDCRKVDHDPDLVLLRSLGFTEDDIAGTTFYQAAHGGKCQKCGGNGYKGRRAVCETLYFSREIRQEIAESAEAIDEDRIRQLAVKEGMLTLQDSARELVKMGATTVEEMLRVTATA, from the coding sequence ATGAAGGAAAGGGATCACATATCACCCCAGGACGACACGCTCCTGAACGACATCCTGTCGGAGCTGTCCACGCTCAGCGCGGATGAGTGGGCGGCTGCATTGGCCGAGGATCCCGAAACCGGTTCTGCGGCCGGTGGGGGACGTGCACCTGAATCCTACTCCATCGATCAGATCTACGGATTCGCCGAAGAGGAGATTTCCGGACGGATCGATGAAATGATCAGCGACGGGGAGTTGGACGCAGCCGTGACGGCCCACATGGCGTCAGATGCTCCTTTGGAGAATGATCTCGTGCCTGCGGCCGGTGTCATCAAGGATGAACTCGTGCTGAGCCTTCTCCGCGAAGAGATTGTCAACATCACGCAGGTATTCGATGCCCTGCGACTGCGCGAGGACGGGGAGGACCTGTGGCGGGTCCTGTGCAGGCTGGAAAGCACCGATCCGGAGCGCATCCGTGAAGCCGCTGCGGCTCACGCGGGCTATGCACTGGAGTCGTTCATCGGGGCACGCCCGACCGTGACGCTCATGGACCGCATCCAACAGGCCCTGCAGCGGGAAGACATTGTCCGCATGATCGAGGCGGGGCTCGTGCCGATTGACCAGATTGCGCAGGGCGGGTTGTTGCTGGCATCGTCCGATCCGACCTCTTCCGCAGCCCAGACCGCCTTGTTGGGCGCGCCCCTTGAAGTGGTCTGTGTATATACCCCGGAAGCCGAACTGGCCGAAGCCCTGGAGAATGTCCGGGCCTACTTCCGGATTGAAGAAGACGCCCCGGAAGGGGAAATCGCGCCTGAGCCGGCGGCTCCGATCGAGATCAAGCCGGTATCGGCGACCGATGTGCAGAAACGCGTGTCCAAGGATCGCGTGGTGAAAGCCCTGGTAGCCGAGAATCTGGTGACCGAGGAACAGGTTGCGGAAGCTGCCGCCATTCATGCGGCCGAGGCCGGTCGCGATGCGCTCTGGCGCGTGTTGGCCGACTTGCCGTCCGTGGACCGCCCGACGGTGTATGGCAAAGCCGCCGCCGTGTACGCATTCAAGCAGGAAACCCTGGTACCGGGGCGCCCCGACCACGATTTCGTGCGTTTGACCATGGAGACATTGGCCGAGCATCATCGCGAGGAGATGCTCGAAATGCTTTTGCTGCCGTTCGAGCATGCCCTGGATTTCGACACGGGCACGGGTCGCATGGTCTTCGTGACCCCCGACCCCACGCGGCCGGACGTGAACAAACTGTTGCATTCGCTGGATGTGGGTCGATTCGAGCTGCGCTATGCGCCCGAAACCGACATCGTGCGCCTCCTGGACGAGCTGTTTCCGCGCAAGAACGAATATCTGGAGCGCATAACGCAGGATACGCAGGCGTTTGACCTGGGCATGTCCTACGAGGAGACCGAGGACGTACTCGACGAGGAGGCCCTCGAGGCTGAAATGAGCCGCTCGAAGCTCATCAACCTGTTCGAGGCCGCGCTCATGGAATCGGTTCGCCGCAATGCGAGTGATATCCACATCTATCCGAATCAGAACCGGGCCGTCGAAATCCATTTCCGGACGGACGGACGGCTCAAGAAGTGGCACACCGAAGAGAAAGTGCATCCGGAGGCCTTCCTGGCCGTCGTCAAGGACAATTCCACGAACGTGGACCGGTTCGAGCGGGACATGGCCCAGGACGGGTTCATCCAGCGCGAAATTGACGGGGCGCTTATCCGGTTCCGCGTATCCATCCTGCCGATTGCCACGGCAAACCAGGAAATCCGCGCCGAGAGCATTGTCATCCGTATCCTGGATGACCGGAAGGTGCTGACCGATATCCGCAAACTGGGCATGCTGGACGTGGCCCTGGAGCGCTTCAACCGGGCCATCCGGCAGCCGCACGGCATGGTCATCCTGACGGGTCCCACGGGATCGGGCAAGTCGACCACGCTCGTGGCCGCGCTGCACCAGGTGGTGACGCCGGAAGTGAACGTACTGACCGTGGAAGACCCGGTCGAGTACATCATCAAGGGCGTGCGACAGATCAAACTCAGCCACAAATTGGACCTGGAAGGCGCTTTGCGCGCCATTCTCCGGCACGACCCGGACGTGGTCATGGTGGGTGAGATGCGCGACCGACAGACCGCCGAATTGGCGATCAAATTGGCCAACACCGGTCACCTTACGTTTTCAACGCTTCATACGAACGATGCACCCGCGGCCGTTTCACGGCTCTACAAGATGGGCATTGAGCCCTTCCTGATTGCGTATGCCATCAATCTGGTCGTGGCGCAGCGGCTCATCCGCGAGGTGTGCTCCGATTGCCGCAAGGTGGACCATGATCCCGATCTGGTGCTGCTGCGCTCGCTCGGGTTCACGGAAGACGACATTGCCGGGACCACCTTCTACCAGGCCGCGCATGGCGGCAAGTGCCAGAAGTGCGGAGGCAACGGATACAAAGGCCGGCGCGCCGTTTGTGAGACGTTGTACTTCTCGCGGGAAATCCGCCAGGAAATCGCCGAGTCGGCGGAAGCCATTGACGAAGACCGGATCCGCCAGCTGGCCGTCAAGGAGGGCATGCTGACGCTGCAGGACAGCGCGCGCGAACTGGTCAAAATGGGCGCGACGACCGTCGAGGAAATGCTCCGCGTGACCGCTACGGCTTGA
- a CDS encoding type II secretion system F family protein, which yields MAVKEFRFNGINGTGQPVQGTVFASSEKAARKRVDSLGERHGFRPQDIAQRQTYIYRVRHPNGKLINGEQKSFSEDELRSALEKMGLEVLKIQKKWFDFQRKPPQQDLIMFVRLSANLLKEKLPFDEILNLLVNDVSSNSLKQVIRDLNGDLKGGMEAQQAFMKQQHMLGKFTAYMLGIASQTGNMSEIYEATARFLERQNEFKKSTKSAMVTPAITMVVLIAAFVWYIWYIFPETAGLFAGFGIDLPPMTTATLEFSAWMDANWMWVIGSFVSVVVGIVAFAKSQRGGFLIHQYMIRIPVIGSLLHKLNIEIFCRVFAVLYSGSGENISVIRIAAEASGNKYMEHRIKTITIPLMVAQGADLVKAMEASGVFTSMSLARFRSGSETGNVRAAARQMADYYENETGLKLKSTVEMIQTVVAMIITVAILVLTVLSSELALVQPSSTDMMK from the coding sequence ATGGCTGTAAAGGAATTCAGATTCAACGGGATAAACGGCACCGGTCAACCGGTCCAGGGAACGGTATTCGCCTCGAGCGAGAAGGCCGCCCGCAAACGGGTGGATTCGCTGGGCGAACGGCACGGATTCCGGCCGCAGGACATTGCGCAGCGGCAGACGTACATCTACAGGGTGCGTCATCCCAACGGAAAGCTCATAAACGGTGAGCAGAAGTCCTTTTCCGAGGATGAATTACGGTCGGCACTGGAAAAGATGGGCCTGGAGGTCCTGAAGATCCAGAAGAAATGGTTCGACTTCCAGCGCAAGCCCCCGCAGCAGGACCTCATCATGTTCGTACGCCTCTCGGCGAACCTGCTGAAGGAGAAGCTGCCCTTCGACGAAATCCTGAACCTGCTGGTGAACGACGTGTCGTCGAACAGCCTGAAGCAGGTCATCCGCGACTTGAACGGCGACCTGAAGGGAGGCATGGAAGCCCAGCAGGCGTTCATGAAGCAGCAGCACATGCTGGGCAAGTTTACGGCCTACATGCTGGGCATTGCCTCGCAGACGGGCAACATGTCCGAGATCTACGAAGCCACGGCCCGGTTCCTGGAGCGTCAGAACGAGTTCAAGAAGAGCACGAAGAGCGCCATGGTGACGCCGGCCATTACGATGGTCGTATTGATTGCCGCGTTCGTGTGGTACATCTGGTACATTTTCCCGGAGACGGCCGGTCTGTTCGCCGGATTCGGTATTGATCTTCCCCCCATGACCACCGCCACACTGGAATTCTCCGCGTGGATGGATGCCAACTGGATGTGGGTCATCGGGTCGTTTGTGAGCGTCGTTGTCGGGATAGTGGCCTTCGCGAAGTCGCAGCGGGGGGGCTTCCTCATCCATCAGTACATGATCCGGATTCCGGTCATCGGGTCGCTGCTGCACAAGTTGAACATCGAGATCTTCTGCCGCGTGTTTGCCGTGCTCTATTCCGGCTCGGGCGAGAACATTTCCGTCATCCGCATTGCCGCGGAGGCATCGGGCAACAAGTACATGGAACACCGGATAAAAACCATTACCATTCCGCTCATGGTGGCCCAGGGGGCCGACCTGGTGAAGGCCATGGAAGCGTCGGGCGTGTTTACGTCGATGTCCCTGGCACGCTTCCGGAGTGGATCGGAAACCGGCAACGTCCGGGCGGCGGCCCGCCAGATGGCGGACTACTATGAGAACGAAACCGGGCTCAAGCTGAAGTCCACGGTGGAGATGATCCAGACGGTCGTGGCCATGATCATCACGGTCGCCATCCTGGTCCTCACGGTACTTTCTTCGGAACTCGCTTTGGTTCAGCCATCTAGTACCGATATGATGAAGTAA
- a CDS encoding DUF4342 domain-containing protein, giving the protein MTNKERMKTTIDEMKVKGTHLVSNVKEVIEEGNARRVSIRKDGRTLMEVPLSVGVGGAAAAIFFTPVLAAVGALAALVTDVDVVVERVIAEVEVVDEDPKA; this is encoded by the coding sequence ATGACCAACAAGGAACGCATGAAAACCACGATCGATGAGATGAAGGTCAAAGGCACACATCTCGTCAGCAACGTCAAGGAAGTCATTGAGGAAGGCAATGCCCGCCGCGTCAGCATCCGCAAGGATGGTCGCACGCTCATGGAGGTGCCCCTCTCGGTCGGTGTGGGCGGCGCGGCCGCGGCCATCTTCTTCACGCCGGTCCTGGCCGCCGTTGGCGCACTGGCTGCCCTCGTGACGGATGTGGATGTCGTCGTCGAGCGCGTCATCGCGGAAGTCGAGGTTGTGGACGAAGATCCAAAGGCCTGA
- a CDS encoding threo-3-hydroxy-L-aspartate ammonia-lyase, with protein MEVTPALPVLFSDVLGAADILSGRAHRTPVMTSRQLDALADASLFLKCENLQRTGAFKFRGACNALSRLTDAERERGVLTYSSGNHAQAIALAGSLLGIRTTIIMPSDAPAVKIAATKGYGADIVTYDKTVTTREDLAAELQSASGATLIPPYDHPHVVAGQGTVGLELLQAIPHLDYLFVCCGGGGLLSGCAIAARSLAPECKVVGVEPEAGDDATRSFYTGTLQSVHNPDTIADGARTPYLGKITFPLIQAHVDDMITVSDSQLVDGMRFLWERMKLVVEPTGVLALAGALSGKMEIRGKKVGIVISGGNVDLARACELFSS; from the coding sequence GTGGAAGTGACCCCTGCCCTTCCGGTCCTGTTCTCTGACGTCCTGGGCGCGGCCGACATCCTGTCCGGCCGCGCCCACCGGACGCCCGTCATGACATCGCGCCAGTTGGATGCGCTCGCGGACGCCAGCCTGTTCCTGAAGTGTGAGAACCTGCAGCGGACGGGCGCCTTCAAGTTCCGCGGTGCCTGCAACGCCCTGTCCCGCCTTACCGATGCCGAGCGTGAGCGCGGTGTCCTCACCTATTCGTCTGGAAACCATGCCCAAGCCATTGCGCTTGCCGGCTCCCTGCTGGGCATCCGGACCACCATCATCATGCCCTCTGATGCCCCCGCCGTGAAAATAGCGGCCACGAAGGGCTACGGTGCGGATATCGTCACCTACGACAAGACGGTGACGACCCGGGAAGACCTGGCTGCCGAGCTCCAATCCGCATCCGGCGCCACACTCATCCCCCCCTACGACCACCCACACGTGGTGGCCGGTCAGGGCACCGTCGGCCTTGAGCTGCTGCAAGCCATTCCTCACCTGGACTATCTGTTCGTGTGTTGTGGCGGCGGGGGCCTCCTGTCCGGCTGCGCCATTGCCGCACGCTCCCTGGCTCCGGAATGCAAGGTGGTCGGCGTTGAACCGGAGGCCGGGGACGACGCCACCCGCTCCTTTTATACCGGCACGCTACAAAGCGTCCACAATCCGGACACCATCGCGGACGGCGCCCGCACACCGTACCTGGGGAAGATTACTTTTCCGCTCATCCAGGCGCACGTGGACGACATGATCACGGTCTCTGACAGCCAGCTGGTCGACGGCATGCGCTTCCTGTGGGAGCGCATGAAACTCGTCGTCGAACCCACCGGCGTGCTGGCCCTCGCCGGTGCGCTTTCAGGCAAAATGGAAATCCGGGGCAAGAAAGTGGGCATTGTCATCAGCGGCGGCAACGTGGACCTCGCCCGGGCGTGTGAACTTTTCAGCTCCTGA
- a CDS encoding TIGR02757 family protein, whose translation MPETLPPPDLPAVRAWLDPIVVRFEQASFIQDDPVSVPHAFDDPRDQELIGLLAALLAWGRRDIMLAKLNDLCERMDFRPAQFIRDLRPTSRALDGFVHRTFNPDDAMGLCLSLQSALREHRTLENLFRTGMDVLDDGSGPKDLTPALSAFSHALFDGVPGRPKRMRKHLARPETGSACKRLVMFLRWMVRSGPVDLGIWSTLSPADLWLPLDVHSGRQAREAGLLARKQNDWRSVQELTAICRQLRPEDPAAYDFAFFGVGSSGESLSWSRVSAT comes from the coding sequence TTGCCCGAAACGCTGCCCCCACCCGATCTCCCGGCGGTTCGCGCCTGGCTGGACCCCATCGTTGTCCGTTTCGAACAGGCGTCGTTCATCCAGGACGACCCGGTATCGGTACCCCACGCTTTCGATGATCCGCGCGACCAGGAACTCATTGGCCTGTTGGCTGCGCTGCTGGCCTGGGGACGGCGGGACATCATGCTGGCCAAATTGAACGATCTCTGTGAACGGATGGATTTCCGGCCCGCGCAATTCATCCGCGATCTTCGACCGACATCCAGGGCCCTGGACGGCTTCGTACACCGGACGTTCAATCCGGACGATGCCATGGGACTGTGTCTGTCGCTCCAATCCGCATTAAGGGAGCACAGGACCCTGGAAAACCTCTTCAGAACGGGCATGGACGTTCTGGATGATGGTTCTGGACCGAAGGACCTTACGCCCGCCCTTTCGGCCTTTTCCCATGCCCTGTTCGATGGCGTGCCGGGGCGGCCCAAGCGCATGAGGAAGCACCTGGCGCGACCGGAGACGGGATCGGCCTGCAAACGCCTGGTCATGTTCCTGCGCTGGATGGTCCGGTCCGGTCCGGTGGATCTGGGCATCTGGTCGACGCTGTCCCCTGCCGACCTGTGGTTGCCGCTGGATGTGCATTCCGGGCGTCAGGCACGCGAAGCGGGGCTTCTGGCCCGGAAGCAGAATGACTGGCGGTCCGTGCAGGAACTGACTGCCATATGCCGCCAGCTCCGCCCCGAGGACCCGGCCGCTTACGACTTTGCGTTCTTCGGCGTAGGTTCGTCGGGCGAATCGCTCTCCTGGAGTCGCGTATCGGCCACATGA
- a CDS encoding flavin reductase family protein encodes MIPASLTGVPPSAFKCGFRHVPTVVTVVLFEQPDPDLPTGITIGSFVSLSLEPPLVCFNVMKTARSHHALVNGGSFVVHVLRDDQSDLSDRFAMPHYTSVEQTDGVRMVDGPFGYPVLDDALVRFDCRTEAIHDAGDHSIVVGCVVNVLEGGEGRPVVYHQRAYHAIGDHVADTRLQESDSPDEPTPKNAKS; translated from the coding sequence ATGATTCCAGCCTCCCTGACCGGTGTCCCGCCATCGGCCTTCAAATGCGGATTCCGGCACGTCCCGACGGTGGTGACCGTTGTCCTGTTCGAACAGCCGGATCCGGACCTGCCCACCGGGATCACCATCGGCTCCTTTGTCAGCCTGTCCCTGGAGCCGCCGCTGGTGTGCTTCAACGTCATGAAGACGGCCCGCTCCCACCATGCCTTGGTGAACGGGGGCTCCTTCGTGGTGCATGTCCTCAGGGACGACCAGAGTGATCTGTCGGACCGGTTCGCCATGCCGCACTACACGTCGGTCGAGCAGACGGATGGCGTCCGCATGGTAGATGGGCCGTTCGGATATCCCGTTCTGGATGATGCGCTCGTCCGCTTCGATTGCCGGACGGAGGCCATCCACGATGCCGGCGACCACTCCATTGTCGTGGGATGCGTCGTGAACGTGCTCGAAGGGGGGGAAGGACGACCGGTGGTCTACCACCAGCGGGCCTACCACGCCATCGGCGATCATGTGGCCGATACGCGACTCCAGGAGAGCGATTCGCCCGACGAACCTACGCCGAAGAACGCAAAGTCGTAA
- the dnaJ gene encoding molecular chaperone DnaJ codes for MMRDYYEILGVGRDAGADELKKAYRKLALKYHPDRNQGNPEAEEKFKEAAEAYEVLSNPEKRQRYNQFGHAGVRGNGAGGQQGFQDINDIFSAFSDIFGSGGSIFDEVFGGGGGRRRGARGTGRPGSDLRIKLPLTLEEVAEGTEKKIKVRKYIACETCDGQGAQNPETDFATCSMCQGAGEVRQVTRSVFGQFVNVQPCPTCRGEGRTIKKPCATCAGDGRVKGEETITITVPAGVVEGHYLTLRGAGNAGLRSGPSGDLRVEIEEKPHEHFTRDGLDIYHELYLSIPDAALGTEAEVPTLKGRAKLQIDPGVQSGKILRMRDRGIPDIESARRGDQLVRIHVWTPLSLSEEERAILKNLAQSEHFRPDPESLGDRKSFFSRVKDVFS; via the coding sequence CTGATGCGGGACTACTACGAAATCCTCGGTGTCGGTCGCGATGCCGGTGCCGACGAACTGAAGAAGGCCTACCGGAAGCTGGCCCTGAAGTACCATCCGGACCGGAACCAGGGCAATCCGGAGGCCGAGGAAAAATTCAAGGAGGCGGCCGAGGCCTACGAGGTGCTCTCGAACCCCGAAAAGCGCCAACGCTATAACCAGTTCGGGCACGCCGGCGTGCGTGGCAACGGAGCGGGCGGTCAGCAGGGCTTCCAGGACATCAATGACATCTTCAGTGCCTTCAGCGACATCTTCGGCAGCGGCGGCAGCATTTTCGATGAGGTATTCGGTGGTGGCGGCGGACGGCGTCGGGGCGCACGGGGGACCGGACGTCCGGGAAGCGATCTCCGGATAAAACTTCCGCTGACGCTCGAGGAGGTGGCCGAGGGGACCGAGAAGAAGATCAAGGTCCGCAAGTACATTGCCTGTGAAACGTGCGACGGTCAGGGCGCGCAGAATCCGGAGACGGATTTCGCGACCTGCAGCATGTGCCAGGGGGCGGGCGAAGTCCGGCAGGTCACCCGAAGCGTATTCGGACAGTTCGTGAACGTGCAGCCCTGCCCGACCTGCCGGGGAGAAGGCCGGACCATCAAGAAGCCGTGCGCTACGTGTGCGGGCGATGGCCGGGTGAAAGGGGAGGAGACCATTACCATCACGGTTCCGGCGGGTGTCGTGGAAGGACACTATCTGACCCTGCGGGGCGCCGGGAACGCGGGTCTGCGAAGCGGTCCCTCCGGCGACCTGCGCGTGGAAATCGAAGAGAAGCCCCACGAACACTTCACCCGCGACGGGCTCGACATCTACCACGAATTGTATCTGTCCATCCCCGATGCGGCGCTCGGCACCGAGGCGGAGGTCCCGACCCTGAAGGGCCGGGCGAAGCTCCAGATTGATCCCGGCGTGCAGTCGGGCAAGATCCTGCGGATGCGGGATCGGGGTATTCCGGATATCGAATCGGCCCGGCGGGGCGATCAGCTGGTCCGCATCCACGTGTGGACGCCGTTGTCCCTCAGTGAGGAGGAGCGCGCCATCCTGAAAAACCTCGCCCAGAGCGAGCATTTCCGGCCCGATCCGGAATCGCTCGGCGACCGCAAATCATTTTTCTCGCGCGTAAAGGACGTGTTCTCATGA
- a CDS encoding nucleotide exchange factor GrpE gives MNDSAENTPAAGEQDADMVLQAIDELADRAKEIDELKTELEAANDQWKRTAAEFQNYRRRTEQEKAQMVTFGKSLVVGQLLDIVDDFQRSLEATDKAEAETDTELSPAYRSLKSGVELVYQKLMDELSKLGVEAIEAEGEAFDEDMHEALMQQPAPDGVEEGTVLAVVQTGYRMGDRVLRHAKVVVAN, from the coding sequence GTGAATGATTCCGCGGAAAACACGCCCGCAGCCGGCGAGCAGGACGCGGACATGGTCCTCCAAGCCATCGATGAACTGGCCGACCGCGCCAAGGAGATCGATGAGTTGAAAACCGAGCTGGAGGCTGCGAACGACCAGTGGAAACGCACGGCCGCCGAGTTCCAGAACTACCGCCGTCGGACGGAGCAGGAGAAGGCGCAGATGGTCACGTTCGGCAAGAGCCTGGTGGTCGGCCAATTGCTGGACATCGTGGATGACTTCCAGCGATCGCTTGAAGCCACGGACAAGGCGGAGGCGGAGACCGATACCGAGCTTTCACCGGCGTATCGTTCACTGAAGAGCGGTGTTGAACTGGTGTACCAGAAGTTGATGGATGAACTCTCCAAGCTCGGCGTGGAAGCCATTGAGGCGGAAGGCGAGGCCTTCGACGAGGACATGCACGAGGCACTCATGCAGCAACCGGCTCCGGACGGCGTGGAGGAAGGCACCGTCCTGGCGGTTGTCCAGACCGGATACCGCATGGGTGACCGTGTCCTGCGCCACGCGAAAGTAGTGGTGGCCAACTGA